Genomic DNA from Carnobacterium divergens DSM 20623:
TATACATCTAACTCATCCAGATCTGGAATTTCAATTTGTTCAGCTTCTAAAGCTAACATTAATCGTTCCAAGCCCATTCCAAAACCAAAGCCCGGTGTTTCAGGTCCGCCAACTTCTTCGACTAAACCATTGTAACGTCCGCCTGCACATAGCGTTGTAATAGCTCCAAAGCTCTTAGCATCACTCATAATTTCAAAAATAGTGTGATTGTAATAGTCCAATCCACGTACCATATTCGAATCAATTTCGTAAGGAATCTCCAACGCTTCTAAAAGAAGTTTAACGGAATTGAAATAAGTTGCGGATACTTCATTTAAGTAATCCAAAATAGATGGAGCATTTGCAACAATTTCCTTATCTTTTGGATCTTTACTATCCAAGACACGTAAAGGATTTTTGTGTAAGCGAACTTGTGAGTCATGGCTTAATTCATCAAAATGAGGTTCTAAAAATGCAATCAATGCCGCGCGATAGGCATCACGACTTTCTTTATCCCCTAATGTATTAATAACCAATTTAATATTTTTTAATCCTAGCTGATTAAAAATATCCATTGCCAATGCCATTGTTTCAACATCTGTTGCTGGATTATCGCTACCAAATACTTCGGCGCCTAATTGGTGGAATTGACGCATACGTCCGCCTTGTGGACGTTCATAGCGAAACATTGGTCCCATGTAATATACTTTATACGGCTTAGCAAATTCCGGTCCGAATAATTTATTTTCAACAAATGCACGAACAATCGCTGCTGTCCCTTCTGGACGAAGTGCCATATGACGATTCTTTTTATCCATAAAGTCATACATTTCTTTAGAAACAATATCACTGGTTTCTCCTACACCACGTGAGAACAAATCATAACTTTCAAAAATTGGCGTTCTCATTTCATGAAATTGGTAATCTCTCATAATCATACGTGCAATTTCTTCCACATATTGCCATTTTTTTGAATTTCCTGGTAATAAATCTGCTGTGCCTTTTGGTCTTTGAATTGCCATTTTAAAACACTCCTTAGATAATAATTAGTTGAATAATGCTATTTGTAAAATAAAAAAAGCCCGCCCTTATTCTATATAGAATAAGGACGAGCGAAATGAATTAGACCGTGGTACCACCTTTTTTTGAAAGCAATGGATGCTTTCCTCAACGATTAACGCTCGTAAACGTAACAGCTTTGCACTGTTAACCCTCCAGAGTGTCTTTCAATCAAAATTACGGGAATCTTTTTCAGCCATCGAAGATCCTCTCTTTATACTCGCTAATTTTGTTTACTTTTTCTTTCATCAGGTAACTTATTAGATTATAACAAGATTACAAGAAACACCTTCCCTTGTCAAGAGATTATCTACAATTCTTTCGAACTTTTTTGAGAATTCGCTAAATTTTTGTTATTTTTCAATTAAAAAAATTGCTAATTACTAGGAAATATTGCTATAATTAAAGAGAAATCATTTTTTTGAAATTTGATTTATTTGGATAAGTAGAAAGTAGTGGATAAATGAATGGAACAGACAACAATACCGAGGAATCATAAAAAGACTTTTTTACTTTTTTTCATTCTATTAATTAGCCTTACTGCTTTTGCTACAATGGCTTTAGCAAATTATAGTACGATTAAAATTGACGCCGCTGTAGTAAATGTTCGAACTGGACCGGGTTTATCTTATGATACGATGACCCAAATCGGTGCAGGAGATCGAGTCAATATTTTAGAAGAAAAAAACAACTGGTACAAAGTGCGTTTAAGCAATGACAAAATTGGTTGGGTTGCGAGCTGGCTCGTAAATAATACTGAAATCAGTGCTGCTACAAATACCATGGGAACTGTTACCGGAGAAAAAATTAACATTCGCAGTGAAAGCAACGATCAAGCAGCAATCATTGGTTCTGTTACAAAGGGAACAGAATTAACTGTGTTGTATCAAGAAAATGGTTGGACTCAAATTCAATACAATCAACAAGTAGCTTGGATTAGTTCAAAATTTATCGATGTAAAACCAGCTTCTGTTCAACAAGAAGCTCCGACGACTGTTAGTACAACTGATGAGAAATCAGCTTCAATCAAGACCATTACAATTCGAAATGAAGAAGCTAATATTCGAAGTGCACCAGGTACAACGTCTAGTTTAGTAACAACCGCTACTAAAGGTCAAAATTTTGACTATGTTGGAACAAGTGGCGATTGGTACCATATTCGAAATGATGCTGGTATTGATGGGTATGTCGCTAGCTGGTTAGTTGATTTATCTGCTGATACTTCTTCTGCACCACTGGCTAATGTTTCATCGTTAGCAGAAGCGACTGTCGTCATTGACGCAGGACATGGTGGGGATGATCCAGGCGCAGAAGCATCTACCTTTTACGAAAAAGAAGCGACGTTAAAAACCGCTCAAACATTAGCAGCTAAACTAAAAGCTGTCGGTGCGAATGTTATTTTAACGCGTGATTCAGATAAGAGCGTTAGTCTTCGCCAACGTCCAGCTATCAGTAACCAAGCTAAAGCTGACGTCTTTATCAGTATTCATTATGATTCAACGGAAAATGCGAATGATGGAAGCGGAACAACCACGTATTATTACCACGAACGTGACAAAGCACTTGCAAAAATAGTGAATGATGGACTGGCTAATGGTCCGTTGCCTAATAACGGTGTGCGTTTTGGTGATTTCCAAGTAACAAGAGAAAATACGCAACCTGCTCTATTGTTAGAGCTTGGTTATGTGAATAATACGACGGATAGTTCAATGATTAATACAGACAGTTATCGAGAAAAAATTTCAAATACTATTGTTCAATCTTTAAATCAATACTTTAAAAAATAATAAAAAATAGGATTTGATCCGTGGATCAAATCCTATTTTTTATTTTGATTGGCTGTCTATTATGATTGTAACTGGACCGTCATTTATTAACGAGACTTGCATATCGGCGCCAAATTCACCTGTTGCAACCGATATCCCCATGTCTTTTAACCCTTGATTAAAAGCTTCATATAAAGGAATTGCTTGTTCTGGTCTTGCTGATTTTATAAAACTTGGTCGATTGCCTTTTTTTGTATCAGCAAACAATGTAAATTGTGAAATTGATAAAATTTCGCCAGC
This window encodes:
- the hisS gene encoding histidine--tRNA ligase, with the translated sequence MAIQRPKGTADLLPGNSKKWQYVEEIARMIMRDYQFHEMRTPIFESYDLFSRGVGETSDIVSKEMYDFMDKKNRHMALRPEGTAAIVRAFVENKLFGPEFAKPYKVYYMGPMFRYERPQGGRMRQFHQLGAEVFGSDNPATDVETMALAMDIFNQLGLKNIKLVINTLGDKESRDAYRAALIAFLEPHFDELSHDSQVRLHKNPLRVLDSKDPKDKEIVANAPSILDYLNEVSATYFNSVKLLLEALEIPYEIDSNMVRGLDYYNHTIFEIMSDAKSFGAITTLCAGGRYNGLVEEVGGPETPGFGFGMGLERLMLALEAEQIEIPDLDELDVYVVGLGEETNIETLKLVQTIRESGFSAERDYLNRKIKAQFKTADKLGAKVVITIGEEELANGEVNFKVMKTGKQEKVSLKNIYRDFDKVYNLQTTDMTAFNEFFNKD
- a CDS encoding N-acetylmuramoyl-L-alanine amidase, producing MEQTTIPRNHKKTFLLFFILLISLTAFATMALANYSTIKIDAAVVNVRTGPGLSYDTMTQIGAGDRVNILEEKNNWYKVRLSNDKIGWVASWLVNNTEISAATNTMGTVTGEKINIRSESNDQAAIIGSVTKGTELTVLYQENGWTQIQYNQQVAWISSKFIDVKPASVQQEAPTTVSTTDEKSASIKTITIRNEEANIRSAPGTTSSLVTTATKGQNFDYVGTSGDWYHIRNDAGIDGYVASWLVDLSADTSSAPLANVSSLAEATVVIDAGHGGDDPGAEASTFYEKEATLKTAQTLAAKLKAVGANVILTRDSDKSVSLRQRPAISNQAKADVFISIHYDSTENANDGSGTTTYYYHERDKALAKIVNDGLANGPLPNNGVRFGDFQVTRENTQPALLLELGYVNNTTDSSMINTDSYREKISNTIVQSLNQYFKK
- the dtd gene encoding D-aminoacyl-tRNA deacylase; its protein translation is MRVVIQRSKKAEVAIEGMVVGAISKGLVLLVGINEEDTQEDVDYLVGKITKMRIFEDENEKMNLAITDVAGEILSISQFTLFADTKKGNRPSFIKSARPEQAIPLYEAFNQGLKDMGISVATGEFGADMQVSLINDGPVTIIIDSQSK